A portion of the Apis mellifera strain DH4 linkage group LG6, Amel_HAv3.1, whole genome shotgun sequence genome contains these proteins:
- the LOC551617 gene encoding uncharacterized protein LOC551617: MLFKLLPVLCTAFPLVLSQSNYASQGNSIEYQPGLPPSTVLNGKVTKLDDISSMIFLNRTKAYLNCSQGSMQVELKFEEPFHGVAYADFDRNSACIFKGRGSTSAKLELPLKGCGTRQDPQRVFTNNVVVRFHPGLEMDGDEVITIVCRYPPPMAPAPPAPPASILATPAPAPLPEPPLTGFQIMLIICAILFLSLLLLGLGCSYMCLKRRNVRVIHRHPFGSGSGSEITKLSTSSLSNITMFEGLKIPRAHALLHAPPSTTGSDANLMIDHSLPSDYPSESSEVDEEPSLPVSSAGSYDNKAFVHHETHQREMRTTSSLYSETVAAEMETSSMTAANASRTAIARHMVATPIEPKFDVQMRVKRVPLPPPSPLPSESDIASVALERNLTTILEKEESSLTRSLESPPARMTTFSYVPELHGPLGGTSSTSTISRQQTPPVYSRILRKQAERETTTSTSMIQERIPSPSPIEQPPLQHHEIRRPRSLTSLNTELTETRSLTEVTDHTHAKYRVANILAPTPPPPPPIVPTVTTTHTAVQHREHRLFREEVTEPLVEPQVVAPRRPEITTHEVDDVFLKTVTEKKTIEDVERHRRQVTEYRAKPPPPDPKWDVTIRNYPKENFPPPPPDLENFSDVSSTSNLTITNEPIGSHTDGPVDEEPDINIEPTYTARAEIPCRPPPVAHRSMDETDSDWFSRLSRVLDPRYASELTDEERIKWREIITTDSTLRTLLTEAVVKEDYELIRKDARYTNLFPPDKWDVIIRILSPPLTQAGSTSSSTHGKNHGQRYKRSKSSEWDTRSRRSSLPTLYEYESDGGSSARTQGHRLQMSQSTTTMSQSNRLRRLGSSHRGTGGASEVDVRSMSEMTVRDFARVDRDDLTSLSSFEGADSLVRSLSQPSLARSGSEFTEHWGIPSGMLDLPPWAAEEEGTSSVETTPRVVRRNDRLEVLASFDDRRQGSSITRSSRYIERELNSVHVTENQRSSNWFHDDSEPEMQI, encoded by the exons ATGCTATTCAAATTGCTGCCCGTGCTCTGTACAGCATTCCCTCTAGTGCTGTCGCAGAGCAACTATGCATCGCAGGGAAATAGTATCGAATACCAACCAGGTTTACCGCCCAGCACAGTGTTGAACGGCAAGGTAACCAAATTGGACGACATCTCGTCGATGATATTTCTGAATCGCACGAAGGCGTACCTGAATTGCAGCCAGGGTAGCATGCAGGTTGAATTAAAGTTTGAGGAACCATTTCACGGAGTCGCCTACGCTGATTTCGATCGTAACAGCGCGTGCATATTCAAAGGACGTGGCTCGACCAGCGCCAAGTTGGAACTACCTCTGAAAg GATGCGGTACGAGGCAGGATCCTCAACGCGTGTTCACAAACAACGTTGTAGTTCGCTTCCATCCTGGCCTCGAAATGGATGGGGATGAAGTTATTACGATAGTTTGCAGATACCCTCCGCCTATGGCGCCTGCACCACCGGCCCCTCCTGCCAGCAT TTTGGCCACTCCAGCACCAGCTCCATTGCCCGAACCGCCATTAACAGGATTTCAAATTATGCTCATCATCTGCgccattctctttctctcgttgctATTGCTCGGCCTCGGTTGCTCATACATGTGTCTAAAACGTAGAAATGTTCGCGTGATCCACCGACATCCATTCGGAAGTGGTTCGGGCTCGGAGATAACGAAACTCTCCACATCCTCTCTGAGCAATATCACCATGTTCGAGGGTCTAAAGATACCCAGAGCTCATGCACTTTTGCACGCACCTCCATCCACTACCGGTAGCGATGCGAACTTGATGATCGACCATTCGTTGCCAAGCGATTATCCGAGCGAGAGTTCCGAG GTCGACGAAGAACCTTCATTGCCAGTTTCATCGGCCGGTTCATATGACAACAAAGCATTCGTCCATCATGAAACGCACCAACGCGAAATGCGCACCACTAGCTCCCTCTATTCCGAGACAGTCGCCGCGGAAATGGAAACGTCTTCAATGACAGCTGCGAATGCCTCGAGAACCGCGATCGCGCGTCACATGGTGGCCACGCCCATCGAACCTAAATTTGATGTCCAAATGCGGGTAAAGAGAGTGCCACTTCCCCCTCCTAGCCCTCTACCGTCAGAATCTGACATCGCGAGCGTTGCTTTGGAGAGAAACCTAACCACTATTCTGGAAAAAGAGGAATCCAGTCTCACGCGTAGCTTGGAGAGTCCACCAGCCAGAATGACCACTTTCTCGTACGTTCCCGAGCTTCATGGACCTCTAGGAGGCACATCTTCCACGTCCACTATCTCCCGACAACAAACACCGCCAGTTTATTCGAGAATATTGAGAAAGCAGGCCGAAAGAGAGACCACGACCAGCACTAGTATGATTCAAGAACGAATCCCGTCTCCTTCTCCCATCGAGCAACCACCTCTGCAACACCATGAAATTCGTAGACCTAGATCTCTAACTTCGTTAAATACCGAGTTGACTGAAACACGTTCCTTGACCGAAGTAACCGATCACACGCACGCCAAGTACAGAGTAGCCAACATTCTAGCTCCAACTCCCCCACCACCCCCACCAATTGTCCCCACTGTTACCACTACTCATACAGCTGTTCAACATCGCGAACATCGTTTGTTCCGAGAAGAGGTGACGGAACCTTTGGTTGAACCACAAGTTGTCGCTCCCAGGCGTCCAGAGATAACCACTCATGAGGTAGACGATGTGTTCTTGAAGACGGTGACGGAGAAGAAAACTATCGAAGACGTTGAGCGCCATCGTCGCCAGGTGACGGAATATAGAGCTAAACCGCCTCCACCCGATCCCAAATGGGACGTCACTATCAGAAATTATCCCAAAGAGAACTTCCCACCACCTCCTCCTGATTTGGAGAATTTCTCCGACGTTAGCTCCACTTCTAACCTGACCATCACCAACGAACCGATAGGAAGTCACACCGATGGGCCTGTTGACGAGGAACCGGATATCAATATCGAACCTACTTATACAGCTAGAGCCGAGATTCCTTGCAGACCGCCTCCAGTGGCTCATCGTTCCATGGACGAGACGGATTCCGATTGGTTCTCTAGATTGTCTCGAGTCTTGGATCCCCGTTACGCCTCCGAATTGACGGACGAAGAGCGAATAAAATGGCGCGAAATAATTACCACGGATAGTACTTTACGAACTCTGTTAACAGAAGCGGTGGTTAAAGAAGATTACGAGTTAATACGAAAAGATGCCAGATACACCAATCTATTCCCGCCAGATAAATGGGACGTGATCATTCGAATATTAAGTCCTCCATTGACGCAAGCGGGTTCAACTTCCTCTTCCACTCACGGGAAAAATCACGGACAACGATACAAAAGATCCAAGTCCTCTGAATGGGACACTAGATCGAGAAGATCCTCTCTGCCTACTTTGTACGAATACGAGAGCGATGGAGGTAGTTCTGCTCGTACTCAGGGCCATCGACTTCAGATGTCGCAATCGACAACAACAATGAGCCAATCTAATCGCTTGCGCAGACTCGGTTCAAGTCATAGAGGTACAGGTGGCGCCAGCGAAGTGGACGTAAGATCTATGTCGGAGATGACAGTGAGAGACTTCGCCAGAGTGGACAGGGACGATTTGACGAGTTTGAGTTCCTTCGAAGGTGCAGATTCGCTAGTGAGATCCTTGAGTCAACCCAGTCTAGCCAGAAGTGGTTCAGAATTCACGGAACATTGGGGAATTCCATCGGGCATGTTGGATCTCCCGCCATGGGCGGCCGAGGAGGAAGGAACTAGTTCCGTGGAAACTACGCCAAGAGTAGTGAGGAGGAACGACCGCTTGGAGGTTCTGGCGTCGTTCGATGATCGCAGACAAGGATCGTCGATAACTAGATCGAGTCGATATATCGAGAGAGAGTTGAATAGTGTGCACGTAACCGAGAATCAAAGGAGTTCGAATTGGTTCCATGACGATTCCGAGCCGGAGATGCAGatctga